In the genome of Pseudomonas sp. B33.4, the window GCCTGTTCAAGGAAATGTCGGTGCTGGAAAACCTGCTGGTGGCCCAGCACATGTGGGTCAACCGCAACATGCTCGCCGGCATCCTCAATACCAAGGGCTACCGCAAGGCGGAGAGCGATGCGCTGGATGTTGCGTTCTATTGGCTCGAAGTGGTCGATCTGGTGGACTGTGCCAACCGTCTCGCCGGTGAACTTTCCTACGGCCAGCAGCGCCGTCTGGAGATTGCCCGGGCCATGTGCACGCGGCCGCAGATCATCTGCCTCGACGAACCGGCCGCTGGCCTCAACCCTCAGGAAACCGAAGCGCTGAGCGCGATGATCCGGCTGCTGCGCGATGAGCACGATCTGACCGTGGTGCTGATCGAACACGACATGGGCATGGTTATGAGTATTTCCGACCACATCGTGGTGCTGGACCACGGCATCGTCATCGCCGAAGGCGGGCCTGAAGCGATTCGTAACGACCCGAAAGTGATTGCCGCCTATCTGGGCGCCGACGAGGAGGAGCTGGTATGACGCAACCGATCCTCGAACTCAAAGACCTCGACGTGTTCTACGGGCCGATCCAGGCGCTCAAAGGTGTTTCGCTGCAGATCAACGAAGGGGAAACCGTCAGCCTGATCGGCTCCAACGGCGCCGGCAAATCAACGTTGCTCATGTCGATCTTCGGCCAGCCACGGGCGGCCGGCGGGCAGATCATTTATCAGGGTGTCGACATCACCCAGAAGTCCTCTCACTACATCGCCTCCCACGGCATTGCGCAGTCGCCGGAAGGGCGGCGGGTGTTCCCCGACATGACCGTCGAGGAAAACCTGCTGATGGGCACCATCCCGATTGGCGACAAGTACGCCAAAGAGGACATGCAGCGCATGTTTACGCTGTTTCCACGGCTGGAAGAGCGGCGTACC includes:
- a CDS encoding ABC transporter ATP-binding protein, with product MSEVVLSVEKLMMHFGGIKALSDVSLKVKRNSIFALIGPNGAGKTTVFNCLTGFYKATGGKIELNVRGQQTNVIQLLGESFKPTDFVSPKSFLSRMYYKMFGGTHLVNRAGLARTFQNIRLFKEMSVLENLLVAQHMWVNRNMLAGILNTKGYRKAESDALDVAFYWLEVVDLVDCANRLAGELSYGQQRRLEIARAMCTRPQIICLDEPAAGLNPQETEALSAMIRLLRDEHDLTVVLIEHDMGMVMSISDHIVVLDHGIVIAEGGPEAIRNDPKVIAAYLGADEEELV
- a CDS encoding ABC transporter ATP-binding protein, with product MTQPILELKDLDVFYGPIQALKGVSLQINEGETVSLIGSNGAGKSTLLMSIFGQPRAAGGQIIYQGVDITQKSSHYIASHGIAQSPEGRRVFPDMTVEENLLMGTIPIGDKYAKEDMQRMFTLFPRLEERRTQRAMTMSGGEQQMLAIARALMSRPKLLLLDEPSLGLAPIVVKQIFATLRELAKTGMTIFLVEQNANHALKLSDRAYVMVNGEIRLTGTGKELLVNEEVRNAYLGGH